The proteins below come from a single Alligator mississippiensis isolate rAllMis1 chromosome 2, rAllMis1, whole genome shotgun sequence genomic window:
- the LOC102571600 gene encoding NACHT, LRR and PYD domains-containing protein 3, with protein MMGNQRTRISDLLSRALEDLSEDNFERFKDKLLHSDFKGKGNISQSRLEDATRIATKNLLLGFYGEDASVDVTIEVLIWINCRDVAAKLREEREKDLGLNEKISEMSIEDYRVKYKEHIHREYQQIKDRNSRLGEGTLLNSRYTKLIIVNQYRPEKEREHEIMAMGQRHAEIMNEQARSSITINTLFRPERDAQAPRLVALVGAAGIGKTMTALKIMLDWATGKLYKKQFDYVYYINCKEMTLLTQERSVADMILKSYPTNKAPIEHILANPEKILFVIDGFDELRFAFDQPESDLCSDPRKKQSVEIILNSLFRRTVLPECHLIITTRPTALGKLEKCSKCFRYAEILGFSEKERREYFQNFFENEKEASDAFNFVSKNEILFTMCFVPIVSWIICTVLKQQMDRGKDLAQTSKTITGVYLYYFLSLVESSGSNSKPQMQAHLRRLCSLAADGIWEQKILFEEEEIKKYGLDKADFLPLFLNENIFQRDLDCVSTYSFIHLSFQEFFAALSYALEGNEDTVKHAVTPKGEVKSLLQEYGKSKNYLMLTVRFLFGLLNMDRRKDIEKKLGHKMSPNLQTDLVTWCSSSSIYSRERYVSFEILYCLYETQEAQFAKHALASLTDLKIYRREWIHMDQMVLSFIVKSHQELESLVFVQCDFNIEGHQDKEFLWLVKWFYQGKQKHSSVYPLCQALKDPDCKIKKLHFQFCKLKGTCCRDLAAVFSNNWHLKELKLYKSDLGYFGLKQLCEGLKQPDCKLQSLHFKDLARSGCRDLAAVLSTSPSLTQLELNSDLRDSGVQQLCQGLKNPNCKLQRLKLESCGFTSTGCRNLRTVLRSNWSLRELELSGNHVGDLGAEQLCEGLKDPSCHLQRLELRYCGFSAACCEDFAHVLINNPSLITLDLRGNHLGDSGVQNLCMWLKHPNCQLQKLCLWSCKLTVACCEDLTDVLRRNDSLRELQLGDNALGDSGARVLCEGANHAKLERLGLWRCNLTGACCGDLSAVLSTKQSLTELELGHNDVGDSGVRWLCEGLKHPNCKLQRLRLWWCQLTASCCGDLAAVLRSNQSLAELELGGNEHLGDAGVQQLCEGLKHPNCKLQKLGLSGCDLTAGCCRELSSVLSTSQTLTELNLRDNQLGHSGVQLLCEGLQHPDCKLRRLRLSSHTFKEETRTELGAVREIKAHLVIESN; from the exons ATGATGGGAAACCAACGAACTAGAATCAGTGATCTGCTCTCACGTGCCCTTGAGGACCTTTCTGAAGATAACTTTGAGAGGTTTAAAGACAAACTGTTGCATTCTGACTTTAAGGGGAAAGGTAACATTTCCCAAAGTCGGCTGGAGGATGCCACCAGGATAGCTACTAAGAATCTCCTGCTGGGATTCTATGGTGAAGACGCTTCAGTTGATGTGACAATAGAAGTTTTAATTTGGATTAATTGCAGAGATGTTGCGGCCAAGctcagagaagagagagaaaaag ATCTGGGCCTGAACGAGAAAATATCTGAGATGTCAATAGAAG ATTACAGAGTGAAATATAAGGAACATATACACAGAGAGTACCAACAAATAAAAGACAGGAATTCTCGTTTGGGTGAAGGTACACTTCTAAACAGCAGATACACAAAACTGATTATTGTCAATCAATATCGTCctgaaaaggaaagagaacaTGAAATAATGGCCATGGGACAGAGGCATGCAGAAATCATGAATGAACAAGCCAGGTCCTCGATCACCATAAATACCCTCTTTAGGCCGGAGAGAGATGCACAAGCACCACGGCTTGTTGCgctggtgggagctgcagggattGGGAAAACAATGACAGCACTAAAGATCATGTTGGACTGGGCAACTGGAAAGCTCTACAAGAAACAGTTTGACTATGTTTACTACATCAACTGCAAGGAAATGACCCTTCTTACTCAGGAGCGAAGCGTGGCTGACATGATTTTGAAAAGTTATCCAACTAATAAGGCACCAATTGAACACATTCTGGCAAACCCCGAAAAAATCCTATTCGTAATTGATGGTTTTGATGAACTGAGATTTGCCTTTGATCAACCTGAAAGTGATTTGTGCTCTGATCCCAGGAAGAAGCAGTCAGTGGAAATCATACTCAACAGCTTATTTAGGAGAACAGTTCTCCCCGAATGCCACCTGATAATCACTACCAGGCCAACTGCTCTGGGGAAACTGGAGAAGTGCTCAAAGTGTTTTCGTTATGCAGAAATACTTGGATTTtctgagaaagagagaagggaatATTTCCAGAActtctttgaaaatgaaaaagaagcgTCAGACGCCTTTAACTTTGTCAGTAAAAATGAAATTCTCTTTACCATGTGCTTTGTGCCCATTGTGTCTTGGATCATCTGCACGGTTCTGAAACAGCAGATGGACAGGGGTAAAGATCTTGCACAGACTTCAAAGACCATCACAGGTGTGTATCTGTACTATTTTCTCAGTTTAGTGGAGTCTTCTGGCAGCAATTCAAAGCCACAGATGCAAGCTCATTTAAGGAgactttgctccctggctgctgatGGGATCTGGGAGCAGAAAATACTCTTTGAGGAAGAAGAAATCAAAAAGTATGGCTTAGATAAGGCAGACTTTCTCCCCCTCTTTTTGAATGAGAACATTTTTCAAAGAGACCTTGACTGTGTGAGTACTTACAGTTTCATTCATTTAAGTTTCCAGGAGTTTTTTGCAGCTTTGTCCTATGCCCTGGAGGGGAATGAGGATACAGTAAAGCATGCAGTAACTCCCAAAGGAGAAGTGAAATCTCTGCTACAAGAATATGGGAAGTCTAAAAATTACTTAATGCTAACAGTGCGATTTTTGTTTGGCTTATTAAATATGGACAGAAGGAAGGACATAGAGAAAAAACTTGGCCATAAAATGTCACCCAATCTTCAGACAGACTTAGTGACATGGTGTAGTTCATCTAGTATATATTCCAGAGAGAGATACGTTAGTTTTGAGATACTTTACTGTTTGTATGAAACCCAAGAAGCACAGTTTGCAAAACATGCATTGGCCAGTTTGACAGACCTAAAGATATATAGACGAGAATGGATACACATGGATCAAATGGTTCTTTCATTCATTGTAAAAAGTCACCAAGAACTGGAGTCACTTGTTTTTGTTCAGTGTGACTTTAACATTGAAGGCCACCAGGATAAAGAATTTCTTTGGCTTGTGAAGTGGTTTTATCA GGGGAAACAAAAGCATTCATCAGTTTACCCACTGTGTCAAGCACTGAAGGACCCAGACTGTAAAATAAAGAAACTGCA TTTTCAGTTTTGCAAGCTCAAAGGCACTTGCTGCAGGGATCTCGCTGCTGTTTTTAGCAACAATTGGCATCTGAAAGAGCTGAAGCTGTATAAGAGCGATCTGGGGTATTTTGGATTGAAGCAGCTATGCGAGGGACTGAAACAGCCAGACTGCAAGTTACAAAGCCTGCA CTTCAAAGATTTGGCAAGGTCTGGCTGTAGAGATCTCGCCGCTGttctcagcaccagccccagttTGACTCAGCTGGAGCTGAATAGTGATCTGagagattctggtgtgcagcagcTGTGTCAGGGACTGAAGAACCCAAACTGCAAGTTGCAGAGACTGAA ATTGGAGTCATGTGGTTTCACCAGCACTGGCTGCAGGAATCTCAGGACTGTGTTGAGAAGCAACTGGAGCCTGAGAGAACTGGAACTGAGTGGTAATCATGTAGGAGATTTGGGAGCGGAGCAACTTTGTGAGGGGCTGAAGGATCCGAGCTGTCACTTACAGAGACTGGA GTTGAGATATTGTGGCTTCTCAGCAGCTTGCTGTGAGGATTTTGCCCATGTTCTCATAAACAACCCAAGCCTGATAACGTTGGATTTACGTGGCAACCATCTGGGAGACTCTGGAGTACAGAATTTGTGTATGTGGCTGAAACATCCAAACTGCCAGTTACAGAAATTGTG CTTGTGGAGCTGCAAACTCACAGTTGCTTGCTGTGAAGATCTCACTGATGTTCTCAGAAGAAATGACAGCCTGAGAGAACTGCAGCTGGGTGACAATGCTCTGGGAGACTCTGGAGCGCGGGTGCTGTGTGAAGGAGCAAACCATGCCAAATTAGAAAGATTGGG CTTGTGGAGGTGCAATCTCACTGGGGCTTGCTGTGGGGATCTCTCTGCTGTGCTCAGCACCAAGCAGAGCCtgacagagctggagctgggtcaCAATGATGTGGGGGACTCTGGAGTGCGGTGGCTGTGCGAGGGACTGAAACATCCGAACTGCAAGTTACAGAGACTGCG GTTGTGGTGGTGCCAACTCACAGCGTCTTGCTGTGGGGATCTGGCAGCTGTTCTCAGGAGCAACCAAAGCctggcagagctggagctgggtggtAATGAACATCTGGGAGATGCTGGAGTGCAGCAGCTGTGTGAGGGCCTGAAGCATCCAAACTGCAAGTTGCAGAAACTGGG aCTAAGTGGTTGTGACCtcacagctggctgctgcagggagctctcCTCTGTTCTCAGCACCAGCCAGACCCTGACGGAGCTCAACCTGCGGGACAACCAGCTGGGACATTCAGGAGTGCAGCTGTTGTGTGAGGGGCTGCAACATCCTGACTGCAAATTGCGGAGGTTGCG GCTGAGCTCTCACACTTTTAAAGAAGAAACGAGGACAGAGCTGGGTGCTGTGAGAGAGATAAAGGCCCATCTGGTCATAGAGTCAAACTAG